From a region of the Halanaerobium hydrogeniformans genome:
- a CDS encoding TolC family protein, with protein sequence MKAKKIIVILIVLLIFSAINVTAAQDLSLDEAVNILVNQNRQLENARKDIEKAEQDISLTTRSYFPSLELQSSYTRMDDGQSPFGDIDESEDLPFDIDTPNENYRTSFNLNQPIWLGGKVGLQREIAGYGLEIAKADYQSQVEEQIFNLIQAYYGVLQAEGLVGIREEALEIVKEHLRVVERRLDLGTAIRQDLLQSQIEERRAREELSSAENNLKIARRRLAQLLVSTEEYSVSRPEMDFEISLEQQQLFGKAVENDLELLKLEINRKIIELNQKLERQHYRPDISLSGSYSWEGDEFLDEDSWSVTIGGSISLYDGGRGKITSEKEEKELEKLANSRQDFLENLDIEIEEVILTVKENEELIELEELSLENAEENLQIANRSYDAGVASNTDVIDAQSRYNQAQISLLQAEYDYEIELFRSLYKSGQLTDYFEDVIEYEK encoded by the coding sequence ATGAAAGCAAAGAAAATTATTGTTATTTTAATTGTATTATTAATTTTTTCAGCAATTAATGTTACTGCAGCTCAGGATTTGAGCTTAGATGAAGCAGTAAATATTTTAGTTAATCAAAACAGACAGCTTGAAAATGCCCGTAAGGATATAGAAAAAGCTGAACAGGATATTAGCTTAACAACGAGAAGCTATTTTCCCAGTTTAGAACTGCAGAGTTCTTATACGAGAATGGATGATGGGCAATCACCTTTTGGAGATATAGATGAATCTGAAGACTTGCCATTTGATATCGATACCCCAAATGAAAATTATAGAACCTCTTTTAATCTAAACCAGCCGATCTGGCTGGGTGGTAAGGTTGGTCTGCAGAGAGAAATTGCAGGATATGGTTTAGAAATAGCAAAAGCTGATTATCAGAGTCAGGTTGAAGAACAGATATTCAATTTAATTCAGGCTTACTATGGGGTGCTGCAGGCTGAAGGTCTGGTAGGCATAAGAGAAGAAGCACTTGAGATAGTTAAGGAACATTTAAGGGTAGTAGAAAGAAGATTAGATCTCGGTACTGCCATTCGCCAGGATTTACTGCAGAGTCAGATTGAAGAAAGGCGAGCTCGGGAAGAGCTGAGTTCTGCTGAAAACAATTTAAAAATAGCCAGAAGAAGGCTGGCTCAACTTCTGGTAAGCACTGAAGAATATAGTGTTTCTAGACCAGAGATGGACTTTGAGATTAGTTTAGAACAGCAGCAGTTATTTGGAAAAGCAGTTGAAAATGATCTAGAGCTTTTAAAATTAGAAATAAATCGCAAAATTATAGAATTAAATCAGAAATTAGAAAGACAGCATTATCGGCCTGATATCAGTCTCAGTGGTTCCTACAGCTGGGAAGGTGATGAATTTTTAGATGAAGATAGCTGGTCAGTAACGATTGGCGGCAGTATTTCCCTTTATGATGGAGGAAGAGGTAAAATTACTTCTGAGAAAGAAGAAAAAGAATTAGAGAAACTGGCTAACAGCCGTCAGGATTTTTTGGAAAATCTTGATATAGAGATTGAAGAAGTTATTTTAACAGTTAAAGAAAATGAAGAATTGATAGAATTAGAAGAACTTTCTTTAGAAAATGCCGAAGAAAATCTGCAGATTGCCAACAGAAGTTATGATGCTGGAGTAGCCAGCAATACAGATGTAATCGATGCACAGAGCAGATATAATCAGGCACAGATTTCTCTTTTGCAGGCAGAATATGATTATGAGATAGAATTATTCAGAAGTCTTTATAAGAGCGGACAGCTTACAGACTATTTTGAGGATGTGATAGAATATGAAAAATAG
- a CDS encoding efflux RND transporter periplasmic adaptor subunit: protein MKNRIIIFLALMLILTAVPLSAATTVEVTEAIIEDISLDEIITGNLTPFEKANIPAQVGGVAEEVNIDIGDEVEAGSELIKMEQDSFLIQKRQAEAALESAEANYDELINGVTEEEYRRVKSSYEDAKAGLEIAEINYKQAKRAFERSEELFQDNIISKQDFEDAEDAFKNARSQVKSAETNLAVAEANLDEADRGPREEQIRASAAQVKQAEASLDEIEDTLSKTVIRAPFTGLVFERHIEKGEMIGSGQPIVNLINIDQLYVEIEITASAVSRINKGDIVEVKAETMQHYIEGEITNIAPQADPESRSFLVKVKIDNPDHSLRPGMFADVRLLKGEAGDAVVVPIESILDLTEETPYLYVVEDGKAIRREVEVGLQTDTQAEIISGLEAGESVIIRGQQRLDAEDEVEVINR, encoded by the coding sequence ATGAAAAATAGAATAATTATTTTTTTGGCCTTGATGTTAATTTTAACTGCAGTACCTCTTTCAGCAGCTACAACTGTTGAAGTAACTGAAGCGATTATAGAAGATATCAGTCTTGATGAAATTATTACCGGTAATCTAACTCCTTTTGAAAAAGCAAATATACCTGCTCAAGTTGGAGGAGTTGCAGAAGAAGTTAATATTGATATTGGAGATGAAGTTGAAGCAGGTTCAGAATTAATTAAAATGGAACAGGATAGTTTTTTAATTCAAAAAAGGCAGGCTGAAGCAGCTTTAGAAAGTGCAGAGGCAAATTATGATGAGTTAATAAATGGTGTAACTGAAGAAGAATATAGAAGGGTTAAATCATCATATGAAGATGCAAAAGCAGGTCTGGAAATTGCAGAAATTAATTATAAACAGGCAAAAAGAGCTTTTGAAAGATCAGAAGAGCTTTTTCAGGACAATATAATTTCCAAACAGGATTTTGAAGATGCAGAAGATGCCTTTAAAAATGCTAGAAGTCAGGTAAAAAGTGCAGAAACAAATCTTGCAGTTGCAGAAGCTAATTTAGATGAGGCAGACAGAGGTCCCCGTGAAGAACAAATAAGAGCAAGTGCTGCTCAGGTTAAACAGGCTGAGGCAAGTCTTGATGAAATAGAGGATACTTTAAGTAAAACTGTTATTAGAGCACCTTTTACTGGTCTTGTTTTTGAGCGTCACATAGAAAAAGGGGAAATGATCGGTTCTGGTCAGCCAATAGTTAATTTAATTAATATTGATCAGCTTTATGTAGAAATAGAGATTACAGCTTCTGCAGTTTCCAGGATAAATAAAGGTGATATTGTAGAGGTTAAAGCAGAAACGATGCAGCACTATATTGAAGGAGAAATTACTAATATTGCTCCTCAGGCAGATCCAGAGAGCAGAAGTTTTTTGGTTAAAGTAAAAATAGATAACCCTGACCACAGCTTAAGACCAGGCATGTTTGCTGATGTTAGATTACTTAAAGGTGAAGCAGGTGATGCAGTTGTAGTGCCCATAGAAAGTATTCTGGATTTAACAGAAGAAACCCCCTATTTATATGTAGTCGAAGATGGTAAAGCAATAAGAAGAGAGGTAGAAGTAGGACTGCAAACTGATACACAGGCAGAAATTATTTCCGGACTAGAAGCTGGAGAAAGTGTAATTATCCGAGGCCAGCAGAGGCTTGATGCTGAAGATGAGGTTGAGGTGATTAATCGATGA
- a CDS encoding efflux RND transporter permease subunit yields the protein MKISEFSIKRPVTTSMIILAVILIGIVALLNLSLDLYPDITFPGAAIVTSYSGVGSEEIENLVTRPIESSVSTVEGVQAVRSTSAMGSSTVVVEFNWGRDMDFAVLDLREQIDMISGTALPDGADNPLVFKFDPAMLPIMVYGVSADDLDLAELKEETEDQLIPRLERTPGVAQVNLQGGLEREIIVSLKRDRLNHYNLDYETIKGILAQENVNVSAGDVRQGNRELLVRTIGKFSSIEEIKDVNIPVGERGFVKLSDIAEVEDGFADVQTISRTDGKESISLSIQKQTDANTVDVAEAVKEEVEAIKGDYPDYNFAVAFDQSEFIVDSINSVSRNAIIGGLLAVLILYLFLRNIRSTLIIATAMPVSIIATFVLMFFADVNLNVISLGGLALGVGMLVDNAVVVLENIYRYRSMGQGRIEAAKEGSSEVGMAIVASTITTVVVFLPIVFVEGLAGELFKDLALTVAFSLLASLMVALTLIPMLSSKYLKVTQKEIERGKTEGKIRKKYRSLLTSALNHRWVIIGILLVSLVGSFALLPRIGFEFIPATDQGDISISYNLPVGTVLSESDQAAAKIEEILFDLPEVETVIANIGSGNMMQTATSSHTGNFNVSLVPASERDRTTIEVMEEIRQKVNIPDLDINVSEQGGPGGGDDKPVNVRLRGDNLEILEREIQRAVMEIEDIEGLVELEDSFDEGRPELHLKVNRSMSSRFGLNVNQIANTVRSAVSGDVATRYEVDGDEYDIRVRLDGKEIESSTQLEDLTIRSPGGNMIPLNRFVSTEITEGPVEILRRDQERYAEITADIQGRDLGSVMGEIQQRLEELELPDGYRFTYEGEFEDTIEAFESLIFAFGLAAILVYMVMASQFESLVHPFTIMFTIPMAIIGVIFGLFISGSIISVPSFLGLITLSGIVVNNAIVMVDFINQLRRRGQNKIEAIINAASIRLRPIMMTALTTILALLPIAFGIGEGAEATQPMGIVIVSGLSFATFLTLFVIPIVYSLLTDLREITIAKLKGIDREEASKFV from the coding sequence ATGAAGATATCAGAATTCTCGATAAAAAGACCAGTCACCACCTCTATGATTATTCTAGCAGTAATTTTAATCGGGATAGTTGCTTTGCTAAATTTAAGCCTTGATCTTTATCCTGATATAACCTTTCCGGGAGCAGCAATAGTAACAAGTTACAGTGGAGTAGGTTCTGAAGAAATTGAAAATTTAGTAACAAGACCAATAGAAAGTTCTGTCTCTACTGTTGAAGGAGTACAGGCAGTTCGTTCTACTTCAGCGATGGGCTCTTCAACCGTAGTAGTTGAGTTCAATTGGGGTAGGGATATGGATTTTGCGGTACTTGATTTAAGAGAACAGATCGATATGATAAGTGGTACAGCTCTTCCTGATGGTGCAGATAATCCTTTAGTTTTTAAGTTTGATCCAGCAATGCTTCCAATAATGGTTTATGGTGTTAGTGCAGATGATCTGGATTTAGCTGAGCTTAAAGAAGAAACAGAAGATCAGTTAATTCCCCGTTTAGAAAGAACTCCAGGGGTTGCCCAGGTTAATCTACAGGGTGGTTTAGAAAGAGAGATTATAGTTTCTTTAAAAAGAGACCGCTTAAATCATTATAATCTTGATTATGAGACTATAAAAGGTATACTGGCTCAGGAAAATGTAAATGTTTCTGCCGGTGATGTCAGACAGGGAAATAGAGAGCTGTTGGTTAGAACCATCGGTAAATTTTCTTCTATAGAAGAGATTAAGGATGTAAACATCCCTGTAGGAGAAAGAGGTTTTGTTAAACTATCTGATATTGCTGAAGTAGAAGATGGTTTTGCAGATGTCCAAACAATTTCAAGAACTGATGGTAAGGAGAGTATTTCACTTTCGATTCAAAAACAAACAGACGCAAATACTGTAGATGTGGCTGAAGCAGTAAAAGAAGAGGTTGAAGCTATTAAAGGAGATTATCCTGACTATAATTTTGCTGTAGCATTTGATCAATCAGAGTTTATAGTGGATTCAATAAACTCCGTAAGTAGAAATGCAATAATTGGTGGTTTATTAGCAGTACTGATACTCTATCTATTTTTACGTAATATTCGCAGTACATTAATAATTGCTACAGCTATGCCGGTTTCGATTATAGCAACTTTTGTACTAATGTTTTTTGCCGATGTTAACTTAAATGTTATCTCACTGGGTGGTTTGGCCCTTGGAGTCGGGATGCTCGTTGATAATGCGGTGGTAGTTTTAGAAAATATATACCGCTATAGAAGTATGGGTCAGGGTAGGATTGAAGCAGCAAAAGAAGGTAGTTCAGAGGTTGGGATGGCAATTGTAGCTTCCACTATAACTACGGTAGTAGTATTTTTGCCAATTGTTTTTGTTGAAGGGCTGGCTGGAGAGCTATTTAAGGATCTAGCTTTAACTGTTGCATTTTCATTACTGGCTTCTTTAATGGTTGCTCTTACACTTATTCCAATGCTTTCATCTAAATATTTAAAAGTAACTCAAAAAGAAATCGAAAGAGGTAAAACAGAGGGGAAGATCAGAAAAAAATACCGCAGTCTTTTAACATCTGCCCTAAACCATAGATGGGTGATTATTGGGATATTATTAGTTTCTTTAGTTGGTAGCTTTGCCTTATTACCGAGAATTGGTTTTGAATTTATACCCGCCACAGACCAGGGAGATATTTCTATAAGCTATAATCTACCTGTAGGTACTGTGCTTTCAGAATCTGATCAGGCAGCTGCAAAAATTGAGGAAATCTTGTTTGATCTACCAGAGGTTGAAACAGTTATTGCAAATATTGGCTCAGGAAATATGATGCAGACAGCTACCAGTAGTCATACTGGAAACTTTAATGTTTCACTTGTGCCCGCCTCAGAGAGGGATCGAACAACAATTGAAGTTATGGAAGAGATTAGGCAGAAAGTTAATATTCCAGACCTTGATATCAATGTCTCAGAACAGGGTGGCCCAGGTGGAGGAGATGATAAACCTGTAAATGTTAGACTAAGAGGAGACAATTTAGAGATTTTAGAAAGAGAAATCCAGAGAGCTGTTATGGAAATTGAAGATATTGAAGGTTTAGTTGAACTGGAAGATAGCTTTGATGAAGGCCGACCGGAATTGCATTTAAAAGTTAATCGATCCATGAGTTCAAGATTTGGCTTAAATGTAAATCAAATTGCTAATACGGTCAGAAGTGCAGTTAGTGGAGATGTTGCTACCAGGTATGAAGTTGATGGTGATGAATATGATATAAGAGTTCGTTTAGATGGAAAAGAAATCGAGAGCTCAACCCAACTAGAAGATTTAACTATTCGTAGTCCAGGTGGTAATATGATTCCGTTAAATCGTTTTGTTAGTACCGAAATAACAGAAGGCCCTGTAGAAATACTAAGAAGAGATCAGGAAAGATACGCAGAAATTACAGCTGATATTCAAGGGAGAGATTTAGGTTCTGTGATGGGAGAAATCCAGCAGAGACTGGAAGAATTGGAACTACCTGATGGTTATAGATTTACCTATGAAGGAGAGTTTGAAGATACAATTGAGGCTTTTGAAAGTTTAATATTTGCTTTTGGCCTTGCTGCAATACTGGTTTATATGGTTATGGCGTCTCAATTTGAGTCACTTGTCCATCCCTTTACAATAATGTTTACAATTCCAATGGCTATAATTGGAGTGATTTTTGGACTCTTTATCAGTGGTAGCATAATTTCAGTACCATCCTTTTTAGGATTAATTACACTGAGTGGAATTGTTGTTAATAACGCTATCGTAATGGTTGATTTTATCAATCAACTGAGGAGAAGAGGTCAGAATAAAATTGAGGCTATTATCAATGCTGCTTCAATAAGATTGAGACCAATTATGATGACCGCTTTAACAACTATTCTTGCCCTACTACCAATTGCTTTTGGAATTGGTGAAGGAGCAGAAGCAACTCAGCCGATGGGAATTGTTATAGTTAGTGGACTTAGTTTTGCTACTTTCTTAACACTTTTCGTAATTCCGATAGTATATTCATTATTAACTGATCTAAGAGAGATAACAATTGCAAAGCTGAAAGGCATAGATAGAGAAGAAGCTTCTAAATTTGTTTAA
- the secG gene encoding preprotein translocase subunit SecG encodes MLVLKVIHFIIAIAVIVGVLLQSGKSAGLSGAIDGGATTFFGSSGRKMEDKISKATTVAAILFMLNSLLLAIL; translated from the coding sequence GTGTTAGTTCTTAAAGTAATTCATTTTATTATAGCTATCGCTGTAATTGTTGGTGTTCTGCTGCAGTCAGGTAAAAGTGCAGGTCTCTCCGGAGCAATTGATGGAGGAGCAACAACTTTTTTTGGTAGCTCAGGTAGAAAAATGGAGGATAAAATAAGCAAGGCTACTACAGTTGCAGCTATATTATTTATGTTAAATTCTCTACTTCTAGCTATTTTATAA